A segment of the uncultured Desulfobulbus sp. genome:
TCTGACAGCGGTATCATACTGTTTCTCGGTAATAATACCATCTTCTTTCAGCTTTTTGAGATAGATTAATTCATTGCGCAATTCATCCTTGGCTTCGCATAAAGCCATTGCCGGAAAAGAAAGTCCAATGACAAAGAAAAACAGCAACACATAAGAGAACATTCTATTGTTCATGGTACACCTCCTTTTACTCTCGGAATAGTCAGTTAAAATTGCTTGGGATTATCCCTGTAGACACCAGAGAGCGCCTTGTTGCAATTTCAATGATAATGGCCTCGTGAAAACTCGAAAAACTGAAAGTTGATGGCATCGTAAAAAAAAAAACCTCAAAATCACGTCATGTTAAATCAGTGGATTACGAAGCTCGAAACGTTATTCTCGGGTTTTTTGACGAGAATGACAAAGTTACGTACGGTGAAATCAGTATGTGACAATGATGATGGCTTCGTAAAAAGTCAAAAACCTGAATGTCACGCATCCTGAAATCAGCAGCTTACGAAGCTCGAAACGTCGTTCTCGGGCCTTTTTACGAGAACGACAATGATGCCATCCGAAAAAAATCCGTCTTTTGTCTCCCCGTCATTGAATCCTTTTCAGCTGATAGACAGTCCCTTCAGTTGTGAAGATAAGCGTTTCCCCTTTGCACTCTGCTTCAAAGGCATAATCGTACCCGCTTGACGAAAAGGTTCCGGCAAGTCCGGCCTGTTTCTTTCCAGCTTTCACCGCAAAGGTATCCTCGTTAAAAAGAAGGGTTCCCGAATAGGTGCCCTCGATGCTGCGCAAAATCAGCTTTACCTGATTATTTGCAAAAATCCCTGCGCATTGATCCTGAGGAGTCGCCTGGCCAGGCGTCGATTCAGCTGGATCTGGCGCTGAAGGATTCCCCTGCTCGGCAGGGGGATCCCCCGCCTTCACCTTGGTTGGGGTAATGCTTTGAGTTGCAGAAGGTGCTTTTTGAATTTCAAATGTTGTAAAATTGTCATAAACAAAAATCCCTGCACCTATGCCAATAATTCCCGCCGCTCCCTGAGGGCGAGTGCCGTCATTAATCTTTGCAACCTGTTGATTGTTTACATAAAATTCCATGTCCAGCAAGCGCGGGACAACGGACAGTCGGTTGGTGCTGTCAGGTTTGAATGCCTTGACACTTCCACTGACAACTTTTCGGAATCCTCGCTCACTTCGTTGAAAAATCCCATATTTTCCCTCTTTGAACACAACAAAGGCGTAATAATTCTTCGTTTCAGGGGTGAAGTGATAGAGTATGCCGGCTGCTGAATTCTCCGTCCCTTTCTCAACGCGCGTTTCTATGGACACGCCGCCTTCCGAGAGACTCTGTTGAGGCAACATCCCGGGGACGCGATCGATCCAGTAGTAGCGCACAGCGCTTTCATCTTGCGTATTTGTAAGCCTGTAAACCCCCTGGTTCATTTCTCCGGACCAGATGTCGCCTTGTCGTATGCCGGTAGGAAGTACTGCTCTCAATCCTTGCTTATTGTTATCCGAGGTGTCGAAGGACTCCACCGAGGTGATTGTTAGGGAAGATGGATCAAGAAGCCCACCGCCTCCCAGACTTACATTGAGGGCGTGGGCAGGAGTGGCTGGAGAAAGCAGAACGCTACAGGATAAAAATGTCAGGCAGCTAAGGCTTGCTAAAAAAGAATTGCAACCAAGACCAGTTTTCATACGTACAACCTCCCGGCATTATAGAGTAAATGTTCACGGAAGATAAAAAATGGACATTTTCTTGTAAGAAGTAAGGCGGCTCCGCAGGCAAACTCAATACCAAGAGCAATGGATTTCAAGGAGAGTACAATATATCTTCTAGCGAAATTCCGAGAGAAGTTCAAGTGGTGATCAGAGTTCATCATTGAGAGAGATACAACCCGCAAAAACATCTGTGCCGTTTTTCCCTTACAGCGTGAAGAGCTCCAGCAACTGCTCTCTGCTGAGCTGTTTTATCATTCCCAGATCGTTTTCCTTGATAATAGCGTCGCTGAGCTGTTGTTTGCTGGCGATGATCTTGTCGATTTTCTCTTCCAGGGTATTTTGGGTGCTGAGCCGGAAAAGATGGACGATGTCCTGTTGTCCCATCCTGTGGACACGGGCGGTCGCCTGTTTTTCCTTGGCCGGATTCCACCAACGGTCGTAGTGAATGACCACGTTTCCGGCAATGAGATCGATACCGGTGCCTCCAGCCAACAGGCTTGCGGTAAAGACCCGGCAATGATCGTCTGTTGCGAAGCGGTCGATCATTTCTTGGCGTTTTGAGATAGGCATGTCGCCCCGCAGGGAGGCGAAACCAATGTCATGAGCTGCGAGATGATGGGCCATCAACTCCAGCATGCCCAGGTACTGGCTGAAGACCACCACCTTGCGGCCGTTGTCCAGCGATTCCTCCAGCAACTCGAGAAACAGGTCCCATTTGCCGCTGCGGTATTCGTTGGGATCGGCACATTGTTCAACCAGGCAGGGGTGGTCGCAGATCTGCTTGAGGCGGGTGAGCATGGCAAAGGCATGCAAATAGTCGATCTGCGTCTCCTGGTCGGCAAGGTCGATGAGAAAGGGCTGCTGTCCGTCGATGGTCTCGCGGTACAGGAGGAGCTGATCGTCGCTTAATTCGCATGCGCGGTCATCCTCGATCAACTCCGGCAACTCGACCAGCACCTTGGCTCGTGAACGGCGGAGAAGAAAGGGCTGGATTCGCTGGTTGAGCAGCTGCTCCTGTTGCCCTGAGCCGAATTTTTCAATGGGGAGGAGGAAGGTGGACTGAAAATTCCTGAACGTCCCAAAAAATCCGGGAAGACAGACGCTGAAGATGGCGTACAAATCGGCGAGCGAATTTTCTATCGGGGTGCCCGACAACCCGATCGCAACCCGGGAACGGATGGCCCTGCATGCCTGATGGGTGGCTGTGCTGCGGTTTTTGATGGCCTGGATTTCATCGAACACGATGAGATCGAAAGAGTACTGTTCCAGTATGTGCTGATCTCCGCGGGCGACGGCATAGGTGGTGAGAATGATCGGCTGCTCAAGAGCGGTCGCCAGGTTGCGATTGGGGCCGTAATAGAGGGAGAACCGAAGGTCCGGATAAAAGCGGTCGATCTTGTCGGCCCAGTGGAGGAGCACCGATGCCGGGCAGACAACGAGAATGGGCATTGAGTCCGTTGTTTCCCGAACAACCGTCTCGATCAGGGCCAGCGCCTGATGCGTTTTGCCAAGGCCCATGTCATCGGCAAGAATGCCGCCCAAACCCAACTCGTAGAGGGTGAACAGCCAGGAAAGGCCGTCCCGCTGGTAATCACGTAGATGGCTGGGATAGCGAAGAGCAGTGTTGCGTTGATTCTGCTGGTGCGGAGTGGTGAGCCGCTCCATGGTTTGCCGGAGCCTGGGGGTATTGTGCCGGTGGTCGATGACGGGGATGGCGCCGATCAGGCAGGCAAACTCGCCCCGGGTGAGAATGAGCGCCTTGCCCTGGGAATTGTCGATTGCGCTCCGATTTTTGGCAAAGAGTTGATACAGCCAGGCCAGCGGGCCTTCGTGCAACTCGAGCGTTGTCAGGCCAAGGGTGAACGGTTGGCTTGATTGCAGATGGCCAAGCAGGTGCGGCAAGGAAACGACCTCCTCGCCAATGCCGAATTGGCAGGTCAGCACGATCCAGCCGTCTTCTTCCCGCAGCTCGGAGATGAGCAGCCGGTCAGGGACATGGATGAAACGAACATCCAGCACCTCCGCGGCAACCCGGTTGTCCGGATGCTGCAGCTGCTTCCTGTTGCGCTCAAGAAAGTCGGCGATTTCTTTTTTTTCGACGATACTCTCATCGTCTTTCTGCAAATAATCAAACAGGGAAGGGCCCGTTTGCGTAGGCTTTTCCACCGTGATTTTTGCTGCGCGATCAGCCGCGCCAATGCGAAGGAATCCTTCGCCGTGGAGGTAATAGTGATTGCCGAATTTGCGGTCGTGGAGATCCGATACGCGCATGACCCGATCGTCAGTCAACCAGACAATGGGGCTGACAACGATGTTGCCTTCAGCGGTCAGCGATACTTCGCTGCCTGGGCGGCCATCGGGCAACTGGCGGAACTCTCCCTTGAGCATGTTAAAATTTTTGAGCAGTTCATAGGTCTTTGCTCGGGGGAGGGGGGCGGAGATGTGCAGGCCGGTCTTGTTCTCACCGACTTCAAATTGAAAGCAACCCGTCGCGGCGGAATAGGAGATCATAGGGGAGGCGTCAGCAAAGCCGCAGAAGGCCAGGGCACAGAGCCGGGTCCAGACCGAGCCGTCCTGCTGCAGACCTTTGCTGGACATCCCCGCTTTTATCAGCACTTGTTCGTTTTTGGTGAGGCAGCGTTGCCGCATCCGCTCATACAGGGCATGAATCCTGTCGCTTGCCTCGGGGGCAAGGAGGGCTGTGGCCGTGGTTCCCCTGTTGGCCAAGACGGCAGTGAGGCTGCCTTGGTGTATCGCTTTCTCGAGCCTGACCACGTTTTCGTCCTGGGAGAACTGTGTTGCGCCTTTTTCCTGGCCGAGCCAGTTGACGAGAAAATCGGCGGTCTTTCCCCAGACCGATTGTTTGAACAGCAGCGGGAGCGGTGCATAGGACCCATCGTGGTTTTCATGCAGGCTCAGGATACAGAGTGCCGCGATATGCCCGCACCGTTTTCTCCTGTTGGCAGGAGCGCAGCATTCGCAATGGTCTTCCTGGAGGGTGAAGCCCGCGGCAATCCGGCTTGTTTGCTGGAACAGCAGAGAGACCGTACCCGTGCTGCACATGCAGGCCGCGCTGTTTCTGTAGATGAAGAAATGGGATACTTTTCCCTGTCTCAGCAGTGCCAGCCCCTGGTCCAGCGTCGTGGTATCAAACCAATGTTGCAGGAGCACGGTTGCCGTTACCGGCAGGAGCGGAGGTATTTGCTCGGGAGGCGTGGAGTTGTACATGGCTGGGGGATTACCTTGTTGCTGGAAAGAGAACTGTTGGCCACTTGTCGGAGAAGAGGAAAGGTAACCTAAAACAGGGAAAAGATGACAGTATTATTTTTTTTATAGGAAAATCGGGGGAATGTCCTTTTGGCTGCGGCTCGATGGCATCCGCTATTGCCCCAAAGACCACACAACACATTTTTGGTGTTTGTTGTTGTAACCCGTAGATTATTGCGGCAGGCTTTGCTCGATGTCAGGCTGGAAAAAGGGAGGAGGCCAAGTTTTTTCTAGCTTTTGAGTCCGGTCGTTCTTATGAATTGAGACTCATTCTTATTTGTAAGGAGGCCCCATGCTACCTGGAAAGTACAAGACCTTTTTTCAACGCATCAAAAAACAGATACCCACCGAGCAGCTGATTACAGATCCCCTCCGCACCGTCACCTTTGGTACCGACGCCAGTTTCTACCGGCTCATCCCCAAGATCGTGATCAATGTCAACACCGAGCAGGAAGTACAGCTCATCCTTCGTGAGGCGGGAAAACTCCGCTTGCCGGTCACCTTTCGCGCTGCGGGCACCAGCCTTTCCGGGCAGGCGATCACCGATTCGATCCTCGTTCGCCTCGGTCCGGGATGGACCCGCTACCGGGTGTTTGACAATGCCGGGAAAATCCAACTCCAGCCGGGCATCATCGGCGGCCATGCCAACCGTATTCTCGCCGAGTTCGACCGTAAGATCGGCCCGGATCCGGCCTCGATCGACAGCGCCAAGATCGGCGGCATCCTCGCCAACAATGCCAGCGGCATGTGCTGCGGGGTGGAGCAGAATAGCTACCGCACCCTGGATGCGATGCGGATCATCCTTGCCGACGGCACCATTGTCGACACCGGCGACGACAAGAGCAAGGCCGCCTGCAGGCGGAGCCATCCCCAACTTGTGGAGGGACTTTCCGCCCTGCGTGAGCGGGTGCTGGCCGATAGCGAGTTGAGCGAGCGGATCCGCTACAAGTTCAAGATCAAGAACACCACCGGCTACAGCCTCAACAGCCTGATCGATTTTGAAGATCCCTTCGAGATCATGCAGCATCTGATGATCGGCTCGGAAGGGACCCTGGGCTTTATCGCCGATGTCGTCTACCGGACGGTGATCGAGCATCGCCACAAGGCAAGTGCACTGATCTTTTACCCGGATATCCAAACCGTGTGCGAGGCGGTGGTGATTCTCCAGCAGCAGCCGGTGGCCGCGGCGGAGTTGATTGACCGCGCTGGCCTGGCCTCGGTGACCGGCAAACCAGGCATGCCGAGCTTCCTGGGCGAACTCGGCCCTGCGGTGACCGCCCTGTTGATCGAGACCCGCGCGGAATCGGCGGCTGAGTTGGAGGCCCAGATCAAACAGATCACCGAAAGCTTGACCTCCCTGGAGACGGTGCGGCCGATCGAGTTCACCGCCGTGCCCACGGAGTTCACCCAGCTGTGGAAGATCCGCAAGGGGCTTTTTCCCGCAGTGGGGGCCGTGCGCCAGACCGGGACCACGGTCATCATCGAGGATGTGGCCTTTCCCATGGAGCACCTGGCGCAGGCAACCCTTGATCTGCAGGCCCTGTTCGTCAAGCACGGCTACAACGAGGCTATCATCTTCGGTCACGCCCTGGCCGGCAACCTCCACTTTGTCTTTACCCAGGATTTTTCCATTGAAAAGGAGGTGGTGCGCTACCGCGACTTCATGGACGAGGTGGTGAAGATGGTGGTGGAAAAGTACGACGGCAGCCTCAAGGCCGAGCACGGCACCGGCCGCAACATGGCGCCCTTTGTCGAGAAGGAGTGGGGCGAGGCGGCCTTCGGCCTGATGAAGGAGATCAAGGCCCTGTTTGACCCGCATGGGCTGCTCAACCCCGGGGTCATTCTCAACAGCGATCTCGAAACCCATATCAAGAATCTCAAACCCCTGCCTGCCACTCACGAACTGGTGGACAAGTGCATCGAGTGCGGCTTCTGCGAGCCGATCTGCCCCTCGCGCAACCTCTCGCTCACCCCCAGGCAACGCATTGTCGGCCGACGGGAGATCAGTCGACGGATGGCGTCCAACAGTCAGCCCGGCGAGCTGAAAGAACTGGTCAAGGCCTATCAGTATCCGGGCATGGACACCTGCGCAGCCGACGGTCTCTGCTCCACCCTCTGCCCGGTGGGCATCGATACCGGCAAGATGATCAAGAGTCTACGTATGGAGTCCCATGGCCAACTGGCCTCCTCGGTGGCGGAGTACGTGGCCGACCACTTCAGGGGCGTGACCCGGTCGGTGAGCGGATTGTTGAATGGTGTGGATACGGTGCACAAACTCACCGGCACCGAGTTCATGGAGACGGCCAGCCAGGCAGCACGTACTGCGACTGCTGGCAAAGTGCCGCTGTGGAATCGGGAGATGCCCTCCGGCGTGCCTGCCCTGCGTCCCGTTGCCGTCACAAACGATAATCCGCTTCAGGTCGTTTATTTTCCCAGCTGCGCCAGCCGGGCCATGAGCGGGCCGTCACGGGGCGAGGGCCATCGTGACGCCCTTCCCCAGCAGACCCTGGCTTTGCTCGCCAAGGGAGGCTATGCGGTCATCCTCCCTGAGCAGGTCGAGGGCCTCTGTTGCGGGCAGGCCTTTGAGAGCAAGGGATTCATGGCGCAGGCAGACCGCAAGGCCGAAGAGTTGAGCCGGGCCCTGCTCGAGGCCACCAGAGAGGGCGAGCTGCCGGTGCTCTGCGATACCAGCCCCTGTCTCATGCGGATGCGCAACACCCTGGACAAACGGCTGCGGCTCTATGAGCCTGTCGAATTTGTGCTCGAATTTCTCGTGAATCGCCTTGTCTTTGCCCGCAAGAGGGGACGGATCGCCATTCACCCCACCTGCAGTACCCGCAAGATGGGGCTCGACGGCAAGCTCAGGCAACTGGCCCAGCTCTGTGCCACCGAGGTGGTGGTTCCCGAGGATATTCACTGCTGCGGATTTGCCGGTGATCGGGGCTTCAACTTTCCCGAGCTCAACCGCTCCGCCCTTCATGGGCTCAAGGAGCAGGTCTATGGCTGCGAGGCGGGCTACTCCACCAGCAAGACCTGCGAGATCGGTCTGGCCCTGCATGCGGAGATCCCGTACCGCTCGATTCTTGCCCTGGTCGACGAGGTGACCGACTCTCTGCCGTGAGGAGGGATAGGGGCAAGCTGGGGGGCTTCCGCCCCCCTGTTCGCCGGCCGGAAGCTCTGTCCGTGACCAACCAGTGTGCGGACCTGCAAAAACATCCTCCCCAGAAAGAAAATACTGGATTCGCCATGAGGCAAACACGATGGCTTCGTCACAAGTCAAGAAACTGAACAATCAGGTGGTGTCAAATCAGGGGGTGACCAAGCTCGAGACGACCTCTTCGAGTTTTTTTACGACCATGACAAAATGGTGGAAAGCGGATATTCTGCAAATGTGGGTTGCGAAACGTGGTTTTCGAGCCCTTTTTCTGTTTTCAAGCCCGTCAACGAGAGGTCCGTGGAGTCAGGATGAACAATGAGCAACCCAATAACCCCTTGCATGGTGTAACGCTTGAGCAGATTGTCACCCGATTGGTCGAGCATTATGGCTGGGAAAAGATTGCCCA
Coding sequences within it:
- a CDS encoding DEAD/DEAH box helicase, whose amino-acid sequence is MYNSTPPEQIPPLLPVTATVLLQHWFDTTTLDQGLALLRQGKVSHFFIYRNSAACMCSTGTVSLLFQQTSRIAAGFTLQEDHCECCAPANRRKRCGHIAALCILSLHENHDGSYAPLPLLFKQSVWGKTADFLVNWLGQEKGATQFSQDENVVRLEKAIHQGSLTAVLANRGTTATALLAPEASDRIHALYERMRQRCLTKNEQVLIKAGMSSKGLQQDGSVWTRLCALAFCGFADASPMISYSAATGCFQFEVGENKTGLHISAPLPRAKTYELLKNFNMLKGEFRQLPDGRPGSEVSLTAEGNIVVSPIVWLTDDRVMRVSDLHDRKFGNHYYLHGEGFLRIGAADRAAKITVEKPTQTGPSLFDYLQKDDESIVEKKEIADFLERNRKQLQHPDNRVAAEVLDVRFIHVPDRLLISELREEDGWIVLTCQFGIGEEVVSLPHLLGHLQSSQPFTLGLTTLELHEGPLAWLYQLFAKNRSAIDNSQGKALILTRGEFACLIGAIPVIDHRHNTPRLRQTMERLTTPHQQNQRNTALRYPSHLRDYQRDGLSWLFTLYELGLGGILADDMGLGKTHQALALIETVVRETTDSMPILVVCPASVLLHWADKIDRFYPDLRFSLYYGPNRNLATALEQPIILTTYAVARGDQHILEQYSFDLIVFDEIQAIKNRSTATHQACRAIRSRVAIGLSGTPIENSLADLYAIFSVCLPGFFGTFRNFQSTFLLPIEKFGSGQQEQLLNQRIQPFLLRRSRAKVLVELPELIEDDRACELSDDQLLLYRETIDGQQPFLIDLADQETQIDYLHAFAMLTRLKQICDHPCLVEQCADPNEYRSGKWDLFLELLEESLDNGRKVVVFSQYLGMLELMAHHLAAHDIGFASLRGDMPISKRQEMIDRFATDDHCRVFTASLLAGGTGIDLIAGNVVIHYDRWWNPAKEKQATARVHRMGQQDIVHLFRLSTQNTLEEKIDKIIASKQQLSDAIIKENDLGMIKQLSREQLLELFTL
- a CDS encoding FAD-binding and (Fe-S)-binding domain-containing protein, with product MLPGKYKTFFQRIKKQIPTEQLITDPLRTVTFGTDASFYRLIPKIVINVNTEQEVQLILREAGKLRLPVTFRAAGTSLSGQAITDSILVRLGPGWTRYRVFDNAGKIQLQPGIIGGHANRILAEFDRKIGPDPASIDSAKIGGILANNASGMCCGVEQNSYRTLDAMRIILADGTIVDTGDDKSKAACRRSHPQLVEGLSALRERVLADSELSERIRYKFKIKNTTGYSLNSLIDFEDPFEIMQHLMIGSEGTLGFIADVVYRTVIEHRHKASALIFYPDIQTVCEAVVILQQQPVAAAELIDRAGLASVTGKPGMPSFLGELGPAVTALLIETRAESAAELEAQIKQITESLTSLETVRPIEFTAVPTEFTQLWKIRKGLFPAVGAVRQTGTTVIIEDVAFPMEHLAQATLDLQALFVKHGYNEAIIFGHALAGNLHFVFTQDFSIEKEVVRYRDFMDEVVKMVVEKYDGSLKAEHGTGRNMAPFVEKEWGEAAFGLMKEIKALFDPHGLLNPGVILNSDLETHIKNLKPLPATHELVDKCIECGFCEPICPSRNLSLTPRQRIVGRREISRRMASNSQPGELKELVKAYQYPGMDTCAADGLCSTLCPVGIDTGKMIKSLRMESHGQLASSVAEYVADHFRGVTRSVSGLLNGVDTVHKLTGTEFMETASQAARTATAGKVPLWNREMPSGVPALRPVAVTNDNPLQVVYFPSCASRAMSGPSRGEGHRDALPQQTLALLAKGGYAVILPEQVEGLCCGQAFESKGFMAQADRKAEELSRALLEATREGELPVLCDTSPCLMRMRNTLDKRLRLYEPVEFVLEFLVNRLVFARKRGRIAIHPTCSTRKMGLDGKLRQLAQLCATEVVVPEDIHCCGFAGDRGFNFPELNRSALHGLKEQVYGCEAGYSTSKTCEIGLALHAEIPYRSILALVDEVTDSLP